The Tigriopus californicus strain San Diego chromosome 5, Tcal_SD_v2.1, whole genome shotgun sequence genome includes a region encoding these proteins:
- the LOC131881136 gene encoding uncharacterized protein LOC131881136 encodes MVGFKLILTALLAFEISALELLASELMCSDLQVTVRAHEHVIPWFSKEYYLKYQQKDSSLVCTLEAPDVTEFHVSSFQLEHVLVEWLFYPEYVNLQDLKEDYERIHTDLAQSQLQEQPCRFPVSNQVPSLPSDNKIPMCKEHSSRALDLTIDHRGRKFRSQLTFNKALVNHSGTYQCRWRWKEETNCLVKTRSGTTQSKHLPGHDPHRSGTIYVKVFKLRNYFEDVATIFVASAALLVVIFVLWCLDTHLKRMNMHHVPPEHL; translated from the exons ATGGTGGGTTTCAAACTCATCCTCACGGCTCTCTTGGCTTTCGAGATCAGCGCCCTGGAGTTGTTGGCCTCGGAGTTGATGTGTTCGGATCTGCAAGTGACCGTCCGTGCCCATGAGCATGTGATCCCATGGTTCTCCAAGGAATACTATCTCAAGTATCAGCAAAAGGACTCCTCCCTTGTGTGCACCCTCGAGG CTCCGGATGTGACCGAGTTCCACGTGAGCAGTTTTCAATTGGAGCATGTTCTCGTTGAGTGGCTTTTCTATCCGGAGTATGTCAACCTTCAAGATCTCAAGGAGGATTATGAACGGATCCACACGGATCTGGCTCAATCGCAGCTTCAAGAGCAACCCTGTCGGTTTCCAGTTTCCAACCAAG TCCCATCATTGCCCAGCGACAACAAGATCCCCATGTGCAAAGAGCATAGCTCTAGGGCTCTGGATCTGACCATTGACCACCGAGGGCGGAAATTTCGTTCTCAACTGACCTTTAATAAGGCCTTGGTCAATCATTCGGGCACTTACCAGTGTCGATGGCGCTGGAAGGAGGAAACGAACTGTCTGGTTAAAACTAGGAGTGGAACTACCCAATCCAAGCACCTACCCGGCCACGATCCTCATCGGAGTGGAACCATTTACGTGAAGGTGTTCAAATTGAGGAACTATTTCGAGGATGTGGCCACCATATTTGTGGCCTCGGCTGCGCTCCTTGTTGTCATCTTCGTTTTGTGGTGCTTGGACACTCATTTAAAGCGCATGAACATGCACCATGTTCCCCCGGAACATCTTTGA
- the LOC131880780 gene encoding DNA excision repair protein ERCC-6-like 2: MSSSENEEERTGFDWSEQAQNEVRPAAGEFSEAHPGSDPFVLYAQESIHITVAAPLNALLRPYQRQGIQFLFNGLFGEPQPAGCLLADDMGLGKTVQVIGLLSALLGKTHVRDPDWVHCRNVRIGQSQVRRTFLIIAPGSVLGNWESELERYGFFLVEKFHARDRDRILRHTKSGRVEILLTTFETAREAIDQLNTVDWDVVVVDEVHRIKEPKARVTQALKSLNCRRRIGLSGTLLQNKYDELWCLLDWANPGCLGSQQSFAHRFSQPIEKGLRIDAKKVELARARQLQSDLNKLKEKYVLRRTKDNTIRDQLPKKTDQIVFCHPSQFQLSVFKALLNSDEMQFVHDGLEMCGCGRQPERQARHCCLKVFEGNDQNLSWVQIVFTFLHLFLKVANHVSLLLPYHTSSEIQRSEAERYCQIAFRETPEFLDASFRSRFEELSNPKYSGKMQVLVKMLKAIEEEEGSSKVLLFSYSTHVLDILESFVQSQNYEYRRLDGSTRMESRMELVNEFNHNPDVFLFLISTKAGGLGLNITSANVVIVFDPNWNPSHDLQAQDRAYRLGQTRDVRVYRLITAGTVEENIYLRQVYKQQLGRNAMDGEKAKRFFVAVQGQAKGELFGIKNLLSVRFEGKYLMDVILDRQNQMNNLVKRYQNYQLVDNLLDKSEHESKTEDDASFLEELITDDPDVIVPRKSGMAAVLECTQVVQFHANHELVGGSKLEDQISAAAAKSVQQGLCGEEEMAWENVDYYLPTQVLDDPKINEGSPLTQPKALNLEPKRDFDQTLNEVQRQCRVLKMGNGSRVLYGQTPRTIQDRDFRNMADFLDLSVEACAQHVLQLDLDGRLELLEEFYSNSGVPDVSGLLLNVRRDLQNAEGETIHTQQVNKDSAKKVKTPVPKENQMSSPTAIESEADMPDKPQKPAPKQRYQVLHLSSSSESDEEEEERIVKPPPKQRYQRSKDANPRPMEVTRIKQSRSLNDAEFNYESILNSPKKSKKRPQSHLDTARVQETGSRSNEDYSVLLNSPLKRCHDVGDSLETSEIKIEGSLFDLWVQTGKIKKK; the protein is encoded by the exons ATGTCCAGCTCCGAGAATGAGGAGGAGCGGACGGGATTTGATTGGAGTGAGCAAGCTCAAAATGAGGTGCGACCCGCGGCCGGAGAGTTCAGCGAGGCTCATCCGGGTTCCGACCCATTTGTCCTGTATGCCCAGGAGTCGATCCACATCACTGTGGCTGCACCTTTGAATGCCCTCCTGCGCCCTTATCAACGGCAAGGGATTCAGTTTCTCTTCAACGGGCTCTTTGGCGAGCCTCAACCCGCTGGTTGTCTATTGGCCGATGACATGGGATTGGGTAAAACCGTTCAG GTAATTGGTCTGCTGTCGGCCTTATTGGGCAAGACTCACGTTCGTGATCCAGATTGGGTCCACTGTCGTAATGTTCGTATTGGTCAGTCTCAAGTTCGTCGCACCTTCCTGATCATAGCCCCTGGATCCGTCTTGGGCAATTGGGAGAGTGAGCTCGAGAGATACGGTTTCTTTCTGGTCGAAAAATTCCACGCCCGGGATCGGGATCGTATTCTCCGTCACACCAAATCCGGACGAGTCGAGATCCTCTTGACCACTTTTGAGACGGCTCGTGAGGCTATTGACCAATTGAATACGGTGGATTGGGACGTGGTGGTCGTGGACGAGGTCCATCGCATCAAAGAGCCCAAAGCCCGAGTCACGCAAGCCTTGAAAAGCTTGAATTGTCGCCGACGGATCGGCTTGTCCGGCACTTTGTTGCAAAATAAGTATGATGAGCTTTGGTGTCTTTTGGATTGGGCCAATCCAGGATGTTTGGGTTCGCAGCAATCATTTGCCCACCGATTCAGCCAACCCATCGAAAAAGGTCTTCGGATTGATGCCAAGAAAGTGGAATTGGCCCGAGCCAGACAACTTCAAAGCGACTTGAACAAGTTGAAAGAGAAATATGTCCTGCGGAGAACCAAGGACAACACCATCCGGGACCAATTGCCCAAGAAAACGGATCAAATCGTTTTTTGCCATCCCTCACAATTCCAATTGAGTGTGTTCAAAGCCTTGCTAAACAGTGACGAAATGCAGTTCGTTCATGATGGGCTAGAAATGTGCGGATGTGGACGACAACCTGAGCGTCAAGCGCGACATTGTTGCCTCAAGGTCTTTGAAGGCAATGACCAAAACTTGAGTTGGGTTCAAATCGTGTTCACGTTTCTCCACCTTTTCCTCAAGGTGGCTAACCACGTATCGCTTTTATTACCTTATCACACGTCCTCGGAGATCCAGAGATCCGAGGCTGAACGCTATTGTCAGATTGCTTTCCGGGAAACGCCAGAGTTTTTGGATGCCTCCTTCCGAAGTCGATTCGAAGAGTTGAGCAATCCCAAATATAGTGGCAAGATGCAAGTATTAGTCAAGATGCTGAAGGCCattgaagaggaggaaggatCATCCAAGGTCTTACTGTTTAGCTACTCCACGCACGTCTTGGACATTCTTGAGTCTTTCGTGCAAAGTCAGAACTACGAATATCGGCGATTGGATGGATCGACTCGGATGGAGTCCCGAATGGAGCTGGTCAATGAATTTAATCACAATCCGGACGTTTTCCTCTTCTTAATCTCGACCAAAGCTGGGGGTTTGGGATTGAATATCACATCAGCCAATGTAGTGATTGTATTTGATCCGAATTGGAACCCTTCCCATGATCTTCAGGCTCAAGATCGAGCCTATCGATTGGGTCAAACGCGAGATGTGCGGGTTTACCGCTTGATCACGGCTGGAACCGTGGAGGAGAACATCTATTTGCGGCAGGTCTACAAGCAACAATTGGGACGAAATGCCATGGATGGTGAAAAAGCTAAACGCTTCTTCGTGGCCGTCCAAGGTCAAGCCAAAGGTGAACTCTTCGGCATCAAGAATCTCCTGAGCGTACGCTTCGAAGGTAAGTATCTCATGGATGTGATTCTCGACCGTCAAAATCAGATGAACAATCTCGTCAAGCGCTACCAGAACTATCAATTGGTTGATAATTTGTTGGACAAGTCGGAACACGAATCCAAGACCGAAGACGATGCTTCTTTTTTGGAGGAGCTCATCACGGATGATCCAGACGTGATAGTTCCACGTAAGTCCGGAATGGCAGCGGTTTTAGAGTGCACTCAAGTGGTCCAGTTCCATGCCAATCACGAATTAGTGGGAGGAAGCAAATTAGAAGATCAGATTTCCGCCGCTGCGGCCAAAAGTGTTCAACAGGGTCTATGCGGGGAGGAAGAGATGGCGTGGGAAAATGTAGATTATTACCTTCCAACCCAAGTCTTGGACGACCCCAAAATCAACGAAGGCTCACCTTTGACCCAACCCAAAGCCTTGAATTTGGAGCCCAAGCGCGATTTCGACCAAACTTTGAATGAAGTTCAACGTCAATGTCGCGTCTTGAAAATGGGAAATGGATCACGGGTTCTCTACGGGCAAACTCCTCGGACAATTCAAGACAGGGATTTCCGAAACATGGCTGATTTTCTGGATTTGTCAGTTGAGGCCTGTGCTCAACATGTTCTTCAATTAGATCTTGACGGTCGATTAGAACTACTAGAAGAGTTCTACTCAAATTCTGGGGTTCCTGATGTGAGTGGATTATTATTGAATGTTCGACGCGATCTACAAAATGCAGAGGGGGAGACAATTCACACCCAACAAGTCAACAAAGATAGTGCCAAAAAGGTAAAGACACCCgttccaaaagaaaatcaaatgtccTCACCGACAGCAATCGAAAGCGAAGCCGACATGCCTGATAAACCTCAAAAACCGGCTCCAAAGCAAAGATATCAAGTGTTGCATTTGAGTTCGTCGAGCGAAagtgacgaagaagaagaagaaaggatCGTCAAACCGCCTCCAAAGCAACGATACCAAAGGTCAAAGGATGCGAATCCAAGGCCTATGGAAGTGACTCGTATCAAGCAATCTCGCTCTCTGAATGACGCTGAATTCAATTACGAATCGATCTTGAATTCGcccaagaagagcaagaagcgACCGCAATCTCACCTCGATACCGCGAGGGTTCAAGAAACGGGTTCGAGGTCAAATGAAGATTACTCAGTTTTATTGAATTCACCTTTGAAAAGGTGCCATGATGTGGGGGATTCGTTGGAGACCTCTGAAATTAAAATTGAAGGAAGTTTGTTCGATCTCTGGGTGCAAACAgggaaaatcaagaaaaagtga
- the LOC131880693 gene encoding glutamate receptor U1-like: MWDVLLQLSRSMNFTFSIIRPPDGKWGVLEANGSWNGMVGMVSRKEVDFALGPFGMSAERSEVIDFSFPLRQDILVTVTPVRLVPDLWVIWRPFGIKVWITFCVTFISFLILFGISDKLFLKQSRWGQIMEFLLRTLAGDGSVPLPRTWNYQLFFTMTWILAMFILGQGYSGTLASLMTIPKVPKMIEDVSDLVDQGDIPWGLETGTILEQTGSKAQTGSLLHKFYSGAQKLKGSCYADLDKIKDGKLARLCEGLTAMSMLSDDFSKEGKCYMYAGRGSFMSFSYAIILQVNDIFKLALRG, translated from the coding sequence ATGTGGGACGTTTTGTTGCAATTGTCGAGGTCAATGAACTTTACCTTTTCAATTATTCGACCTCCCGATGGAAAATGGGGCGTTTTGGAAGCCAATGGGTCATGGAATGGAATGGTGGGCATGGTTTCGAGGAAAGAGGTCGATTTTGCCTTGGGGCCATTTGGTATGAGTGCCGAACGATCAGAAGTGATCgatttttcctttcctttgagACAGGATATTTTGGTCACGGTTACTCCAGTGCGACTGGTCCCGGATCTTTGGGTTATTTGGCGCCCTTTTGGGATCAAAGTTTGGATCACCTTCTGTGTCACCTTTATCTCCTTCCTGATTCTTTTTGGGATATCAGACAAACTTTTCCTGAAACAATCGAGATGGGGGCAAATCATGGAATTTCTATTAAGAACTTTGGCCGGAGATGGATCCGTTCCTTTGCCGAGAACATGGAACTATCAATTGTTTTTCACTATGACATGGATCTTAGCCATGTTTATCTTAGGCCAAGGATATTCCGGAACCTTGGCATCCTTAATGACCATACCCAAGGTGCCCAAAATGATTGAGGATGTGTCAGACTTGGTGGATCAAGGTGACATTCCATGGGGTTTGGAGACCGGcaccattttggaacaaacggGATCCAAAGCTCAAACTGGATCGCTGCTACACAAGTTTTATTCAGGGGCTCAAAAGTTAAAGGGCAGCTGTTACGCGGATTTGGATAAAATCAAGGACGGCAAACTGGCTCGACTCTGTGAAGGTCTTACGGCCATGAGTATGCTTTCCGATGACTTCTCTAAGGAAGGCAAATGCTACATGTATGCGGGTAGAGGAAGTTTCATGAGCTTTTCCTACGCAATAATTCTTCAGGTAAATGATATCTTCAAGCTCGCCTTGAGAGGCTGA
- the LOC131879990 gene encoding uncharacterized protein LOC131879990 isoform X2 yields MDTFKKPLLLAIFGLVIVKSQSIGNISVNAFVTFEVAPWSVDDAKVKEVECPTSGWSNMTCGAICVATNKCTGYTVDGNKCLLLESWRYAHDPEPHEAVTVFGQKLSEPSQIMVVGGHDMIRGNVIAKTEVALLDLKNQKYCPDPPQLPSPIFGAPSLLVGNKLWLLGGFHGSNSVKLEITEFDFKTLTWGSVGEFPERRTDFASAQIRDSWVIVMGGWKGSDFASNHTMVIYANGTQKDGPPLPAGSYGPCGGGLDEDHIILVGGIFGRSGKETHVLNWPSQQWERKADTSLETYNAACERFTNKHNQISFMVVASTFDKPFIYTWATDTWHFGEAFATSLYKSVLFNFDGNLYTSGGGGSLSNWNQDVLTDIFAFNPENETWSQYPLDLKIPRRAHSILKIPAGIFDC; encoded by the exons atggatacttttaaAAAACCTCTTCTTCTGGCTATTTTCGGTCTTGTCATTGTGAAGAGCCAAAGTATTGGTAATATCTCAGTAAATGCTTTCGTTACCTTTGAGGTAGCTCCTTGGAGTGTTGATGATGCCAAGGTCAAGGAGGTGGAGTGCCCTACATCAGGATG gTCCAATATGACATGTGGAGCAATCTGTGTCGCCACCAATAAATGCACTGGTTATACTGTCGATGGCAACAAATGTTTACTTCTTGAAAGTTGGAGGTATGCCCATGACCCTGAACCTCATGAGGCAGTGACAGTTTTCGGTCAAAAGTTGTCAG AACCATCCCAGATCATGGTAGTTGGAGGACATGATATGATTAGAGGGAACGTTATTGCCAAGACCGAAGTCGCGCTACTCGATTTAAAAAACCAGAAGTATTGCCCGGACCCTCCTCAACTGCCCTCTCCGATTTTTGGGGCTCCCAGTCTTTTGGTTGGTAATAAACTCTGGCTTCTTGGTGGATTCCACGGGAGTAACAGTGTGAAATTGGAGATTACCGAATTCGACTTCAAAACTCTGACGTGGGGAAGTGTCGGAGAATTTCCCGAAAGACGGACAGACTTCGCTAGCGCCCAAATTCGGGACTCATGGGTGATTGTAATGGGCGGCTGGAAAGGCTCCGACTTTGCGAGCAACCACACAATGGTCATTTATGCTAATGGAACGCAAAAAGATGGGCCACCCCTACCAGCAGGCTCCTACGGGCCTTGTGGCGGGGGTTTAGACGAGGATCATATCATTTTAGTAGGCGGCATCTTCGGTCGAAGTGGAAAAGAAACtcatgtcttgaattggccaaGTCAGCAATGGGAGCGGAAGGCTGACACCTCTCTTGAGACTTATAATGCTGCTTGCGAGCGATTCACCAACAAGCACAATCAAATCAGTTTTATGGTTGTGGCATCTA CCTTTGATAAGCCGTTCATCTACACTTGGGCAACCGACACGTGGCATTTCGGAGAAGCCTTTGCCACCAGTCTCTACAAATCTGTGTTGTTTAATTTTGATGGGAACCTTTACACTAGCGGAGGCGGAGGATCATTGTCCAATTGGAATCAGGATGTTCTGACTgacatttttgcattcaatCCTGAGAACGAGACTTGGAGTCAATAcccattggatttgaaaatacCAAGGCGGGCGCATTCAATCCTCAAAATACCTGCAGGAATATTTGACTGCTGA